CCGACGCGGCCCAGGCGGCGGGCAAGATCCCGCTCGATGCCCGGGCGCAGGGCCTCGACCTCGTGAGCGTGTCGGGCCACAAACTCTACGGACCGAAGGGCGTGGGCTTTCTCCGCGTTCGCCGCGGCGGGCAACCGCGGGTGAAGCTCGCGCCGCGCCAGTTCGGGGGCGGACACGAAGGCGGACTGCGTTCGGGGACGCTGCCCGTTGCGCTCATCGTCGGACTCGCGCGCGCCTACGAGATCGCCGAGGGCGAGCGCCAGGCGGAGTCGAAGCGGCTCGCCGATCTGCGGGACGGGCTCTGGCAGGCACTCGCGACCGCGCTTCCCGGACGCGTGCGCTGGAACGGACCCCGCGACGAGCGTCTGGCCGCGAACCTGAACGTCTCGTTCGAAGGCATCGACGGCGAGCGGCTCCTCGCGGATCTCGGCGGGCTCGCGATCTCGTCCGGCTCCGCCTGCAGCTCCGCGAAGCCCGAGCCGAGCCACGTGCTGCTCGCCCTCGGGCACACGCCCGCCCTCGCCAAGGCGACGCTCCGGATCGGGTTCGGGCGCCACAACACGCCCGCCGACGTGGACCATGCGGCGGAGCGGATCGTCGGGGCCGTGCGCGCACAGAAGCCGAAGAGCTGAGCGCGGTGTCTCCCCGGGGCGCCTCGCGCGGGGAGTGTACGTGTATACTCCGCGCCCATGGCGGCCGGCGGAGCGCGTCCGACAAAGAGGGGGCGCCGCCCCCGACTCTCCCGCGATCAGGTCGTCGACGCGGCGACACGGATCCTGCTCGAGGAAGGGGTCGAGTCGCTCACGATCCGCGCGGTCGGTACGGCGCTGGGAAGCTCGCCGATGGCCGTGTACCGCCACGTCCAGGACAAGGACCACCTGCTGGTGCTCGTCCTCGACCAGGTCGCGGCCGAGATCCCGAGGCCGAGGCTCCCGAAGCGGCCCCGCGCTCGGGTGATCAAGCTCTGGTGTGCCATCCATGCATGCCTGACCGAGCACGCCTGGGCGGTCGAGGTACTGGCGGCAGGCGACAAGATGGGCCCATCGATCCTCTGGTTC
This genomic interval from bacterium contains the following:
- a CDS encoding TetR/AcrR family transcriptional regulator, which gives rise to MAAGGARPTKRGRRPRLSRDQVVDAATRILLEEGVESLTIRAVGTALGSSPMAVYRHVQDKDHLLVLVLDQVAAEIPRPRLPKRPRARVIKLWCAIHACLTEHAWAVEVLAAGDKMGPSILWFMERTGGALRDAGLSERESVRVIDAIWRLTIGSLLVQRGYDALTGSSPEASMQRALYENPDRDAFPVLATLSREWEAVRARNDYRAHLGALLDGLHEWD
- a CDS encoding cysteine desulfurase, whose protein sequence is MSDRSGASPDPDRSPRVPYLDHHATTPIDERVREAMAPYLESEFGNAASTTHAFGWRAEAAVDLARERIAELVGAEPREIVFTSGATESNNLAILGLADAAAPPGHLVTVATEHPAVLDPCRALIARGWELTELPVDGEGRVSLDDLDDALRDDTRLVSVMAANNEIGIIAPVGEIAGRCHARGIVFHTDAAQAAGKIPLDARAQGLDLVSVSGHKLYGPKGVGFLRVRRGGQPRVKLAPRQFGGGHEGGLRSGTLPVALIVGLARAYEIAEGERQAESKRLADLRDGLWQALATALPGRVRWNGPRDERLAANLNVSFEGIDGERLLADLGGLAISSGSACSSAKPEPSHVLLALGHTPALAKATLRIGFGRHNTPADVDHAAERIVGAVRAQKPKS